GGGGAGCAGAACTCGGTAGAACTGCAGCTAACGACGGGGGCTCTCATTGTGGAGGAAATGAGAGCAGCTGTGAAGGAACACACGGGTTTCTGCTGCTCGGCAGGGATATCGCACAACAAGGTAGGAATGTGTCTACTGTGATAGATACAACACCTCATTTCAAAGAGGACGAGGCGCTgtgtaaaacacaaatgaggtaAAACTCTTCCCCATTGCTTAAAGAGTTCTGACATAATTGATTTGACCTTTTTGTATAATTTCTTTAAGTATATGCTTATGTTAAATTTTCCGCCAGAAGTAGTCCCTGAGAAGTTCAGATTAGGGCAACGGAAGACTGAGGACTTGGTGCGGTGCTAAATTGTTGGTGTTTGCTCCAGCCAGAGTTTCCCGTCTATTTTCTCCAGGTGTTGGCCAAACTTGCCTGCGGTCTGAACAAACCTAACCGACAAACTGTGCTGCCTTTGGACTCAGTGGCTGAACTTTTCAGCACGTTACCAGTCAACAAGATGTGAGTTCAAAGCACCAGTACTCTGATGagataaagatttttttttttacttatccCTAACAGATATTTTTGACAAAGAAACTGAAATGTGTGAATTGGCTACCGGTCCGTCTGAACTGTTGTGCGGCGTATTCGTTGCAGCCGTAACCTGGGAGGTAAGCTGGGCTGCTCCATCACAGAAACTCTGGGAGTGGAGAACATGGGCGATCTGACTCGCTTCTCTCAGGCTCAACTGGGACAGCACTTTGGAGAAAAGACTGGGTGAGATGGGCCAGATGGCctaaaatgacacaaaacagAAATCTGCTCGGGATTACAAAGATGTCCAAAGAAAGACCTGATTGattcatctgtgtgtttttttttttcattcatacagtaatacctcgacatacgagtataatttgttccttgaccgagctcgtaacgcaaatcgctcgtatgtcaaatacatttttctctttataaaattactgaaaaaaaaagactccctGCCGGCCGTCTAAAAGCACCCACTCAACGCTAATAACgatggatatatatatttttttatttgatatatagatgcacacacgcacacaaaatgatataatacacgatatacagtattactgtaacaTAAAATGTGGTTTCATTATGAGTTTTACGATAGCGCTGACGGCGGCGTGCAGTGGAGAGGGGGACAGGTACTTCAACTGTAATTGTACACTAACACGTACACTTGCATAAACATAGACGTAATACTAAtacctttggaaggctttgtgttcttgatagcctccctctgtttgaggattgtgcaTGTCATCGATGTGCTCCGCGTGCCAAATCCCTGACGCAGACACTGCGGCCACGTTGATGGATaacttcatgcttcatctccatcgtcatcatgcattttgttttcttctcactgccatccttaccgcttgctttctttggacccatcacttgttataaataatattcacagatacagccaaaatcactgaacgagtgaaaTGCGCTCGGCCATCTCGCATCAGCACCTGGAAACGTGCGCGCTCGTAGCTCAAATGTATACTCgcgtctcaaagcaaaatgttgcCCCGCAGGCTTGCTGctatctcggaacgctcgtacGTCAAAGCACCCGTATGGCGAGGTTGTTGCCGCATCTCGCTTATTTCGGCTGGTCTCTGCTTTGCAGCCAGTGGCTGCACGACTTGTGTCGGGGGATTGAGTTTGAAGCAGTGAAACCGAGACAGCTCCCCAAGTCCATCGGATGTAGTAAAAACTTTCCTGGGAAGACATCGCTGGCTACAAAAGAACAGGTACACGTCCGTCAGTCCTTTACGCTTGTTTTAGGCTTTGCAGTAATGTTTTTAGTGAACTGTTTAATAACCTCTCTGTAGGTACAGCATTGGCTTCATCAACTGGCCCTTGAGCTGGAGGAGAGATTGACAAAGGACAGAGAAGCggtgagagaaaaaaatccCATTTTCCTTTTATTGCAACAGGACTAGGTACTTATTTCTGTGAAGTGGGCTTCACAACAGCGTCGTTGTCATCTCTAACCATCCGACAGAACGGCCGAATGGCTAAGTTGCTGACGGTCGGCGTACGTCAGCTCGGGGACAAGAGGCCGAGCAGCTTCTCTCGCTGTTGTGCGTTAGCACGCTACGAAGCGACCAAACTTTCCAACGACAGTTTTGCCATTATCAAGAGTCTCAATACGGCCGGAAACCACCAGGCAACGTGGTAAATATAATACAGCAAGGcacaaactgtttgtcaaaGGAATCCCGTGTGATTTATTCCACTGTCTTACatcatgtgcccccccccaggacgcCACCGCTCACTCTGCTACAGCTCTCAGCGAGCAAATTCAGCCACGCTCCATCGGCAGGGGGGATCGCTGGTTTTCTCTCCAGTGATGTCGCTGCAAGCCAGAGCGTTTCGTCTCCTGCTCAGTCGTCCAGCCGCCCATCCTCTGAGTTGAATAACGACGCCATCTGCAAACACCCGAGCTCCATTCGGTCCTTTTTTCAAAAGGCAGCTGAGAAACAAAGACGGAAGATttcagaagatgaagaagatggtGCCGTAGACTTCACGGAGGTTCTCACATCTTCATCTCACAAAGTTTCTGCTGACGATACTCCCGCGGAGACCAGCTCTAAACGTGGTTCAGCAAGTCCGCCTTCTTTCTTCCAGAAGAAGACCGTTGAAGTAAGCCTACGGGTCTTGGCGGCGCCATTGAACAAACCTGCCGCGGGTCGCAGACCTAGTCCCGTCAATACAGAAGAATATGTGCTTGCTGTGTCGGACCTACAGCCAGATCGTAGTCCGGATTTCACATCTCGACAGCCATGTGAAGACATGGATAAACTAAACGTTGTTGCAGAGGAGAATCTCCATTCTCCCTGCGTAGACAGTGAAGACCTGCTGAACTGTGAACGATGTGGCCGAAAGGTGTTGGTCTGGGAAATGCCGGAACACTGCGACTACCATTTTGCTCTGGACCTCCAGAACTCACTGTCTTCATCCACAAGTTCAGCAGtcatctcttcctcttctaaGACGAACACAGGCTCAACCACAGCCTCCGGGGGCAAGACAAAAACCAGAGGTCAACCAGGACCCCAATCCAAAAGGCATCGCTCCCAAGTTGGAAGCGCGGGCACTCTGGATTCTTTTTTCAAGAAGCGCTGAAGAATCAGCGCCTTACAGCTGCATTTGTCAATCAAATAAGCAACAGCTTATCAATGTTATTTGGGCTTCATAATATAATAATGTGTATAAATAACAGAATTCTATAATGTGAAGCAATAATTTTTAATACGTTGTCTGGTAATTCTGTAGTTAAGGTACTTTCTTCCCACCCAGTTTGTGGCCATGTACGTTGTTGTAATATTCTGATATGCCAGCAGGTGTCGCTCTTCCGACGTAGAGCCCGAGTCTTAACTTGAAGCACAGACATTGCATGAGAGCGaccgtgttgtgtgtttttctacacGTTTGGACAGTGGTTCTGACATGCTTGAAAACCAAAAGACGCTCCAACATCGACTCAGGACAATAAAAGGTTTATTCTCACATGAATACACTAATTGGATCTGTACATAAATATTGCATttcacccccccaaaaatgacGAAACTATTACTATTCTGATTGACTGATTTCAAAAAAAGAACAGGGAAGATGTTTGAACTGTAAAACCCACAAAATAACGTTTGATTCATTTAAATACTCAAAAGGATAAATAATTTGGttgaaagtaaaaatgaaatgaaaattcaatGTTGAAGTAAatggcaaatatttttttctctacACATTAACTGCATAACAAAAATGTCTGCAAGAGAAAAGCACACATTGCTGCAAAGTGTGACGACAATCTACGAGTCGATAAGCTGATAGGACCTACAGCAGCCTTGAATGGAGATTTACTTTCAATTGTCTTCCAAACATAAAGTTGTAGCACCAACTtcattagattatttttttgctaaaaACGTTGGGCTGTAATGGAGGGCTACTCAAATAAATGGTAGTTCCACCAGGCACTGTGTGAAAACCCTTTGAAGTTGGTGACGTCAGTAACTTGAGTGAAGACAACGGCATTACCGGTAAGTCTTAGAAAAGGACTTTGTGAACAAAGCTGTGTCAGGAGGCAGCGTCACAGACCAAAGAACCCAAAAAGTCTTGGGAAAACAATTCCTCTTTTTTGGTAAAACTTCTCTCTCTTAAATCGGTTGTAGAATCCTCGACTGACGCAGTTCTGCGAGTGCGGAATGCTGTAACGTGAAATCTATACTGACCCGAGTAACTGAGGCACTTATGATATAGGTGACG
Above is a window of Brachionichthys hirsutus isolate HB-005 chromosome 7, CSIRO-AGI_Bhir_v1, whole genome shotgun sequence DNA encoding:
- the polh gene encoding DNA polymerase eta produces the protein MAHGRDRVVALVDMDCFYVQVEQRLDPSLRNTPCVVAQYKTWKGGGIIAVSYEARAHGVTRNMWVDDAKKLCPDLQVARVRESHGKADLTLYREASVEVMEVMSRFAVLERASIDEAYMDLTAAVQQRLKNVDTQLEPHLLRMTYIQGYPQSSSEQEAHAEDVPLDKEEQRSRGLQQWLVSLPAPPSLGEQNSVELQLTTGALIVEEMRAAVKEHTGFCCSAGISHNKVLAKLACGLNKPNRQTVLPLDSVAELFSTLPVNKIRNLGGKLGCSITETLGVENMGDLTRFSQAQLGQHFGEKTGQWLHDLCRGIEFEAVKPRQLPKSIGCSKNFPGKTSLATKEQVQHWLHQLALELEERLTKDREANGRMAKLLTVGVRQLGDKRPSSFSRCCALARYEATKLSNDSFAIIKSLNTAGNHQATWTPPLTLLQLSASKFSHAPSAGGIAGFLSSDVAASQSVSSPAQSSSRPSSELNNDAICKHPSSIRSFFQKAAEKQRRKISEDEEDGAVDFTEVLTSSSHKVSADDTPAETSSKRGSASPPSFFQKKTVEVSLRVLAAPLNKPAAGRRPSPVNTEEYVLAVSDLQPDRSPDFTSRQPCEDMDKLNVVAEENLHSPCVDSEDLLNCERCGRKVLVWEMPEHCDYHFALDLQNSLSSSTSSAVISSSSKTNTGSTTASGGKTKTRGQPGPQSKRHRSQVGSAGTLDSFFKKR